A window of Malania oleifera isolate guangnan ecotype guangnan chromosome 5, ASM2987363v1, whole genome shotgun sequence contains these coding sequences:
- the LOC131156692 gene encoding uncharacterized protein LOC131156692, with translation MSSSSPSHLFSVSAHLQSTIRLRTHSSVVQGFKVWSLYTKRHSSSLSSKRNAAFQNTRQNISCAVHVAAGSGQSGDPQKINLDRIMDGMKKIWDSFPQPVKIFPWTRALDNFIQLILDLILAVVKYLCVPLLAVTSLSEMSYCAHERKLFLIPFPLLVGFAVAGVLKETALELSPHLKDVEVPWHLLVVAIFFTLLKLPGPYYPYWGRIFIPHFANGGLLRILWFAVAWYGRPRKALETIMHQNSVGDSYSEPDKTLNL, from the exons ATGTCATCCTCTTCCCCTTCTCACTTGTTCTCTGTTTCGGCCCATCTCCAATCGACGATTCGTTTAAGAACCCATTCGTCCGTCGTTCAGGGGTTCAAG GTGTGGTCACTGTATACAAAGAGACATAGCTCCAGTTTAAGTTCTAAACGGAATGCGGCATTTCAGAACACTAGGCAAAATATCTCATGTGCTGTACACGTGGCTGCCGGATCAGGACAGTCGGGTGACcctcaaaaaataaatttggacCGCATAATGGATGGGATGAAAAAAATTTGGGATAGTTTTCCTCAGCCAGTGAAGATCTTTCCTTGGACAAGAGCATTGGATAACTTTATTCAACTCATCCTTGATCTTATTTTGGCAGTTGTCAAGTATCTATGCGTACCTTTGCTAGCTGTTACTTCTCTTAGTGAGATGTCCTACTGTGCGCATGAAAGGAAGCTGTTTTTGATCCCTTTTCCCCTACTTGTTGGCTTTGCTGTTGCTGGGGTCTTGAAGGAGACAGCCTTGGAACTATCTCCACATCTCAAG GATGTAGAAGTTCCCTGGCATCTGCTTGTGGTTGCAATTTTCTTCACATTGCTCAAATTACCAGGCCCATATTACCCATATTGGGGGCGCATATTTATTCCACATTTTGCAAATGGAGGGTTATTGAGGATTCTATGGTTTGCTGTTGCATGGTATGGAAGGCCCCGAAAGGCACTGGAAACAATAATGCATCAGAATTCTGTAGGTGATAGTTATTCAGAACCAGATAAAACTTTAAATTTATGA